The following proteins are co-located in the Dyadobacter chenwenxiniae genome:
- a CDS encoding (Fe-S)-binding protein, protein MAIFQQILFIAVLGTVAWLGYRRVSLIRSTILLGKPEDRTDHPGERFSTMLRVAFGQKKMFDRPLIGVLHFAVYIGFILINVEILEIVLDGILGTHRLFAPFLGGFYPILISFFELLAIGVLLACIIFLLRRSVTKVERLQPVRHREMNGWPALDGKLILVFEIVLMIAILTMNAADLVLQDLGSPHYRQTGDFFFSQFFKPLFTGLDENTLIIYERFAWWFHIIGIFVFAVYLTYSKHLHIVLAFPNTYFSRLTPKGKMNNMPEITAEVKTMLGIETPQTGEAAAIPDRFGAKDVQDLSWKNLMDAYSCTECGRCTAACPANITGKKLSPRKIMMDTRDRLEDAGRNMLANGGKFVEDGKSLIGDYILEEEINACTTCNACVQECPVLINPLDIILQLRRHKIMDESQAPASWNMMFQNLDTNQAPWKFSPGDRFNWAAGLEPKE, encoded by the coding sequence ATGGCGATATTTCAGCAAATACTATTCATAGCTGTCTTGGGAACAGTCGCATGGCTGGGCTATCGGAGAGTGAGCCTGATCCGGTCGACGATCCTGCTCGGGAAGCCGGAAGATCGCACGGACCATCCTGGCGAGAGGTTTTCGACAATGCTCCGTGTCGCGTTTGGCCAGAAAAAAATGTTTGACCGGCCGCTGATCGGTGTGCTGCATTTCGCGGTTTACATTGGTTTTATCCTGATCAATGTGGAAATTCTGGAAATTGTGCTGGACGGAATTTTAGGCACACATCGGCTTTTTGCCCCGTTTCTAGGCGGTTTTTACCCTATATTGATCAGTTTTTTTGAATTGCTTGCTATTGGCGTTTTGCTCGCCTGCATCATTTTTCTGCTGCGGCGGAGCGTTACCAAAGTGGAAAGATTGCAGCCTGTTCGCCACCGTGAAATGAACGGCTGGCCTGCACTGGATGGAAAGTTGATCCTGGTTTTTGAAATCGTGCTGATGATCGCGATCCTGACCATGAACGCGGCGGACCTGGTTTTACAGGACCTCGGAAGTCCGCATTACCGGCAAACGGGCGACTTCTTTTTCAGTCAGTTCTTTAAACCATTATTTACCGGACTCGATGAAAACACGCTCATTATTTATGAGCGGTTTGCGTGGTGGTTTCACATTATCGGAATCTTTGTTTTCGCTGTTTATCTGACCTATTCTAAGCATTTGCACATTGTTTTGGCTTTCCCTAACACCTATTTCTCGCGGCTAACACCCAAAGGAAAGATGAATAACATGCCTGAAATCACAGCGGAAGTCAAAACAATGCTGGGTATCGAAACGCCCCAGACGGGTGAAGCGGCGGCAATTCCAGACCGGTTTGGCGCCAAAGATGTGCAGGATTTGTCTTGGAAAAATCTCATGGATGCCTATTCCTGCACGGAATGCGGGCGCTGCACGGCGGCTTGTCCCGCCAACATTACGGGCAAAAAGCTATCTCCACGCAAAATAATGATGGACACGCGTGACAGGCTGGAAGATGCCGGAAGAAATATGCTGGCCAATGGCGGCAAGTTTGTCGAGGATGGAAAGAGTTTGATCGGCGATTATATACTGGAAGAGGAAATCAATGCTTGCACAACTTGCAATGCTTGCGTGCAGGAATGTCCGGTGCTGATCAATCCGCTGGACATTATCTTACAGTTGCGCAGGCATAAGATCATGGATGAATCGCAGGCCCCTGCGAGCTGGAATATGATGTTCCAAAATCTGGATACAAATCAGGCACCGTGGAAATTTTCGCCGGGCGACCGTTTTAATTGGGCTGCCGGCCTTGAACCGAAAGAATAA
- a CDS encoding RagB/SusD family nutrient uptake outer membrane protein has product MKLKIKALFIAFAFTGLTSCEDYLAETNKGGLTEDPFYQTELGVTAAVNASYSGTRLWYGKEFPSAFAETGTDLFLRGGDNKANQISDYTVDLNGAQANLRDYWAHLYKALNTCNTALKLLPSPAINEALNKQYEGEVRFLRAHYLWLITETWGDVVLQTEPTAGAVTTAKRSSVEEFYKVIFADLDIAITNLAPAKSTNGRITQDVAKAFKARMALTRASATNNAEMYATAATLAKEVIASGRYTLFTDFKSLWDMKNAEGGTNSEVVYYVNYTNDDTMNGDYDAAAGKGNNSHLHFVMVYDKQPGMERSVAYGRPYQRYVPTLHLLDLFNEKVDQRYAGTFQTVWLANVPNLKAGTVNGYPKMAFGDTSMVFMKSVATPAQVANAAGRYKIFDRNTMYKEDGSLLLRSQFIQMSKLMDPTRLTANQEWSSRDGFVIRIAEMYLIAAESLMKTNPAEALTYINDLRKKRAMPGKEAGMVIAAKDLNIDFILDERARELAGELFRWYDLKRTGKLVSYVQKYNQDAKANIKETHNVRPIPQVQLDAITNKEEFKQNPGYN; this is encoded by the coding sequence ATGAAACTTAAAATAAAGGCTCTATTCATCGCATTTGCCTTTACCGGCCTCACATCCTGCGAAGATTATCTTGCCGAAACCAACAAGGGCGGCCTCACCGAAGATCCGTTTTACCAAACTGAACTGGGGGTAACCGCAGCCGTGAATGCCTCTTATTCAGGAACCAGGCTTTGGTATGGAAAGGAATTCCCGTCCGCTTTTGCTGAAACCGGCACGGATCTATTTCTGCGCGGCGGCGATAACAAGGCGAACCAAATTTCTGATTACACAGTGGATTTAAATGGTGCGCAAGCGAATTTGAGAGATTACTGGGCGCATTTATACAAAGCATTAAACACTTGTAACACAGCATTAAAGCTTCTTCCGTCGCCTGCCATTAACGAAGCGCTGAATAAGCAGTACGAAGGCGAAGTGCGGTTTTTGCGGGCACATTATCTGTGGCTGATCACCGAAACATGGGGTGATGTGGTGCTTCAAACGGAGCCTACTGCCGGTGCAGTAACCACTGCCAAAAGATCAAGCGTGGAGGAATTTTATAAAGTGATTTTCGCAGATCTGGACATTGCTATCACCAATCTGGCGCCAGCCAAGTCGACGAATGGACGCATTACACAGGATGTTGCCAAAGCGTTTAAAGCCAGAATGGCCCTGACCCGCGCTAGTGCAACCAACAATGCGGAAATGTATGCAACAGCAGCCACATTGGCCAAAGAAGTGATCGCTTCCGGGCGTTATACATTGTTTACGGATTTCAAATCGCTTTGGGATATGAAAAACGCAGAGGGCGGGACCAATTCGGAGGTTGTTTATTATGTCAATTACACCAATGATGACACCATGAACGGCGATTACGACGCCGCAGCCGGAAAAGGCAATAACAGCCATCTGCACTTTGTAATGGTGTACGATAAGCAGCCCGGCATGGAGCGGTCAGTTGCATACGGACGTCCTTATCAGCGTTATGTGCCCACATTGCATTTGCTGGATCTGTTCAATGAAAAGGTCGACCAGCGCTATGCGGGCACTTTTCAAACGGTTTGGCTTGCTAATGTCCCTAATCTGAAAGCTGGAACCGTGAATGGCTATCCAAAAATGGCTTTCGGCGATACATCCATGGTTTTCATGAAATCGGTTGCAACACCCGCACAAGTGGCGAATGCAGCCGGTCGCTATAAAATTTTCGACCGCAACACCATGTATAAAGAAGACGGGTCGCTTCTATTAAGGTCTCAGTTTATTCAAATGAGCAAATTAATGGATCCAACGCGCCTCACCGCCAACCAGGAATGGAGCTCGCGCGATGGTTTCGTGATTCGTATCGCCGAAATGTATCTTATTGCTGCTGAGTCTTTAATGAAAACAAATCCCGCCGAGGCACTTACTTATATCAATGATTTGCGCAAAAAACGTGCAATGCCAGGCAAGGAAGCCGGCATGGTAATAGCTGCAAAAGACCTGAACATTGATTTCATCCTCGACGAACGCGCCCGCGAGCTTGCAGGAGAACTATTCCGCTGGTACGACCTGAAACGGACAGGTAAACTAGTAAGCTACGTCCAAAAATACAATCAGGACGCCAAAGCGAACATCAAAGAAACCCATAATGTCCGCCCAATCCCGCAAGTTCAGCTTGACGCCATTACGAATAAGGAGGAATTTAAACAGAATCCAGGTTATAACTGA
- a CDS encoding helix-turn-helix domain-containing protein has protein sequence MEKDIELKQLGLRIKELRKMKNITQEELAHTIDKDQQSIQRLEAGKINPSFLYLQQIAKGLDISLSEVFEKL, from the coding sequence ATGGAAAAGGACATTGAATTAAAACAGCTCGGTCTGAGAATAAAAGAATTGCGTAAAATGAAAAACATCACGCAGGAAGAGCTCGCGCACACAATCGACAAGGATCAGCAATCAATACAACGTCTAGAAGCAGGAAAGATTAACCCATCATTTCTATATCTCCAACAAATCGCAAAAGGCCTAGATATCTCACTAAGCGAGGTTTTTGAGAAACTCTAA
- a CDS encoding SusC/RagA family TonB-linked outer membrane protein, with product MFRKLQSASTLGLVLMYGMLSVSNQNVYAGSRLHFTDNRMTSAEGGNRGISVLDITGKVTGDNGEELPGVSILLKGTTTGATSDVNGLYKLTIPAGNATLVFSYVGYVSQEIEVNNRSVIDVKLTTDTKALEEIVVVGYGTMKKSDVTGAITSVKAKDITAIPTTNALRSLQGKVSGIDITQSSGQPGANINIVLRGNRSLKADNKPLVLVDGIPYGSFIDINPTDIASIEVLKDVASTAIYGTRGANGVIIITTKKGSAGKSTLSFNSYVSVNKKALYPRMMNGEEYAQQKREAYRTTNGDVYRKDEDIFQVTELQYIKDKQFEDWQSYIFHNGLMQNYEINLTGGSEKTTFSTSFGYQKDKGLLLNDVYRRLNGKIGVDHKLNDRFRVGLSAIYSYKNQDMRDNPLNMANKILPIAKAFNDDGTLILNPAPGYSAQFTPLADEQPGVFENNIVDKRLFSSAYLDVKITKDLFLKSTIGLDFRDYRRGYYKGFNTIANVGRNSSSGVEINNNFNYTWENTLNYNKTVGNHQIQGLLGTSSLGTRFEEYTSSGNNQASPITSYHDLNSNTISKAIGSKMRETTIASFFGRVNYKLSNKYIFQASLRADGSSVLAAGNKWGYFPSISGAWRVIEEPFLQDSRVVNDLKLRLSWGKSGNSAIDPYATLGGLGLSAYAFGTSAAFGYWPSIIPNPALTWETTGTWNAGLDFGLLGNRISGTIDVYRSQTKDLLLPSLLPTHTGYSEILENVGQVENKGIELAITSQNINGKAFNWSTDWTFTLNREKIVALNNGVTRNEANKWFVGEPTKVFFDYKKIGIWQLGEEEAALDFGKNKPGDVKVADMNGNGVVDPGDRTTFSNVPKFSFGVSNHFEYKNFDLSVFVYGRIGHYINYEYNAGAYKPSALENSSNVDYWTPENPTNAFPRPNSSYSTNNYLYQSTLGYVKGSFVKIRDVSLGYNIPSALTKKIGVGRVRVYGTLQNYFTFSKIKDYDPERGGDLSFPLVKQMIFGVNIDF from the coding sequence ATGTTTAGAAAACTACAAAGTGCCTCAACCTTAGGGTTAGTGCTCATGTATGGGATGTTATCGGTTAGTAATCAGAACGTTTATGCTGGAAGCCGTCTGCATTTTACAGACAACCGTATGACGTCGGCAGAGGGAGGAAACCGGGGAATTTCTGTTTTGGATATTACGGGAAAAGTGACTGGCGATAATGGCGAAGAGCTGCCTGGCGTAAGCATTTTGTTAAAAGGAACGACGACCGGCGCCACTTCGGATGTCAATGGTTTATACAAGCTGACCATTCCAGCAGGAAATGCGACACTCGTTTTTTCTTATGTGGGTTACGTGAGTCAGGAAATTGAGGTCAACAACCGCTCTGTCATTGATGTTAAGCTGACAACGGATACCAAGGCGCTAGAAGAAATCGTAGTTGTAGGTTACGGAACCATGAAGAAAAGCGACGTGACAGGCGCGATCACTTCCGTAAAAGCGAAGGACATTACAGCCATTCCCACAACCAACGCTTTGCGGTCATTGCAAGGAAAGGTTTCCGGAATTGACATTACGCAAAGTTCTGGGCAGCCTGGCGCGAACATTAACATTGTGTTGCGCGGGAACAGGTCGTTAAAAGCTGATAACAAGCCACTTGTGCTGGTTGATGGCATTCCCTACGGCTCGTTTATCGATATTAACCCTACTGACATTGCCTCCATTGAAGTGTTGAAAGATGTTGCTTCAACGGCCATTTACGGAACGCGGGGCGCAAACGGGGTGATCATTATTACCACCAAAAAGGGATCGGCAGGAAAGTCGACGTTATCCTTTAACTCCTATGTTTCGGTAAACAAAAAAGCGCTTTATCCGCGCATGATGAATGGGGAGGAATATGCGCAGCAGAAACGCGAAGCTTACCGCACGACCAATGGGGACGTTTACAGAAAAGATGAAGATATTTTCCAGGTTACAGAGCTGCAATACATTAAGGATAAGCAGTTTGAAGATTGGCAAAGCTATATTTTCCACAACGGGCTGATGCAGAATTACGAGATCAACCTTACTGGCGGAAGCGAAAAAACTACTTTTTCAACATCTTTTGGTTACCAAAAAGATAAAGGTTTGCTGCTCAATGACGTTTATCGCCGGTTAAACGGAAAAATCGGTGTGGATCACAAACTGAATGATCGTTTCCGGGTGGGATTGAGCGCGATTTATTCATACAAAAACCAGGATATGCGCGACAATCCGCTGAATATGGCCAATAAAATCCTTCCGATTGCAAAGGCTTTTAATGATGACGGCACATTGATCCTGAATCCGGCACCAGGCTACAGCGCGCAGTTTACACCGTTGGCTGATGAACAACCCGGTGTTTTTGAAAACAACATTGTCGATAAGCGCTTGTTCTCATCGGCTTATCTGGATGTGAAAATTACCAAAGATCTGTTTTTAAAATCAACGATTGGTCTGGATTTCAGGGATTACCGCCGGGGTTATTACAAAGGATTTAACACCATTGCCAATGTCGGACGCAACTCGTCTTCCGGTGTGGAGATCAACAATAATTTCAATTATACCTGGGAAAACACATTGAATTACAACAAAACCGTTGGCAATCACCAGATCCAGGGGCTTTTGGGGACGAGTTCACTAGGGACGAGATTTGAAGAATACACTTCATCGGGGAACAACCAGGCATCGCCTATCACATCCTATCACGACCTTAATTCCAATACGATCTCCAAGGCAATCGGCAGTAAAATGAGGGAAACCACCATCGCTTCATTTTTTGGAAGGGTTAATTACAAACTGAGCAATAAATACATCTTCCAGGCATCGTTGCGTGCAGACGGATCATCGGTTCTGGCGGCTGGAAACAAATGGGGTTACTTTCCATCGATCTCGGGAGCATGGCGCGTGATTGAGGAGCCGTTTTTGCAGGATAGCAGGGTTGTAAATGATTTAAAATTGCGTCTGAGCTGGGGGAAATCGGGTAACTCGGCCATTGATCCGTATGCAACATTGGGTGGTTTAGGATTGTCTGCTTATGCTTTTGGGACGAGTGCTGCATTTGGTTACTGGCCAAGCATCATTCCGAATCCGGCCTTAACCTGGGAAACAACAGGCACCTGGAACGCGGGTTTGGATTTCGGTTTACTTGGAAACAGAATTTCCGGAACAATCGACGTTTACCGGTCGCAGACCAAAGATTTGCTCCTGCCAAGCTTGCTGCCCACCCACACAGGTTACAGCGAAATTCTCGAAAACGTAGGTCAGGTTGAAAACAAGGGCATTGAGCTTGCGATCACATCCCAAAATATCAACGGCAAAGCATTCAACTGGTCTACGGACTGGACATTCACATTGAACCGTGAAAAAATCGTGGCCTTGAATAATGGCGTAACGCGCAATGAGGCGAACAAATGGTTTGTGGGTGAGCCTACGAAGGTGTTTTTTGACTATAAAAAGATCGGGATCTGGCAGTTGGGTGAAGAGGAAGCTGCTTTGGACTTTGGTAAAAATAAACCCGGCGACGTGAAAGTGGCGGATATGAACGGAAACGGCGTGGTTGATCCGGGCGATCGTACAACTTTTTCCAATGTGCCGAAATTCTCGTTCGGGGTTAGTAACCATTTTGAATACAAAAACTTCGATCTGAGCGTATTCGTGTATGGCCGCATCGGGCATTACATCAATTACGAATACAATGCGGGCGCCTACAAACCGAGCGCACTGGAAAACTCTTCGAATGTAGACTACTGGACGCCGGAAAATCCGACTAACGCGTTCCCAAGGCCAAACAGCTCTTACTCGACAAACAATTATCTGTATCAGTCGACCCTGGGTTATGTCAAAGGCTCCTTTGTTAAAATCAGGGATGTTTCCCTGGGCTATAACATTCCGTCGGCTTTAACCAAAAAGATTGGCGTAGGGCGCGTGCGCGTGTATGGAACGCTGCAAAACTATTTCACTTTCAGCAAGATCAAGGATTATGACCCTGAGCGTGGCGGAGATCTTAGCTTCCCGCTGGTGAAGCAGATGATCTTTGGTGTAAACATTGATTTTTAA